The Thermoplasmata archaeon genomic sequence GAGGACCTGAGTAGTAGGAGAAAAATCTGGGTATTCTCATTTTAAAGGTGGCGGTTCTCATGGACCTGTTTGAGGTAATGAAGACGAGGCGAAGTATAAGGAAATACAAGAGCCAGATGGTTGATGACGAATTGATAAAGAAAATTTTTCAGATGGTGAGACATGCGCCCTCTGCCCACAATGCCCAGCCATGGAAATTTGTGGTTGTAAGGGATGAGGAAAAGAAGAGAAGGATTGCCCAGTACTGTAACAACCAGAAATTCATACATGAAGCCCCAGTTGTGATTGTTGCTTGTGGACTCCCTGACGAAAGCCAGGCCAACATAGGAAACTGGATCAGCGCGTTTGTAGTGGATGTCTCGATTGCGACGACTTACCTGATGCTGGCTGCTTGGTCACTGGGACTTGGAACATGCTGGATTGGAAACTTCAATGAAGATAAAGTAAAGGAAGTTCTTGGATTAGGCAATGATGTGAGAATTGTAGCAATTACTCCCCTTGGGTATCCTGATGAAACGCCAGAACCCACTGGAAGAAAGAATGTCTCGGAAATCATGGCATTCGAGGGTTTTGATTGAATGCGGATTAGTGTCATTACCACGAATTCTGGCAAATTTGCGGAAATCGTGCAGTTCTTTGAAAATCTAAACGTTAATTTTGAAATGCAAAAACTGGATTTACTAGAAATTCAGGCAGATTCTCTTGAAGCTGTGGTAGCTGGAAAGCTTGATTCTGTTGATAAAAATTTTAGCAACTGTCTTGTAGATGACTCTGGCCTTTTTATAGACGCACTTTCTGGTTTCCCTGGTGTTTATTCTTCATATGTTTATAGAACAATCGGAGTGAACGGAATCTGCAAGTTAATGGAGGGCGTTGAGAACAGAAATGCACGCTTTGAATGCCTCTTCGGATTTCGCCTCAACAACAAGAATTACTTTTTCAAAGGTGTGTGTGAGGGCACAATTGTAGATGTACCTCGGGGTTCTGGTGGTTTTGGGTTTGACCCGATTTTTGTCCCTAAGGGCTATAGCCGGACATTTGCAGAACTTCCTACAGAAGAAAAGAACAAAATTTCTCATAGGGGTAGGGCCCTTCAAGAACTAAGGAATTTTCTGATTGGCGTTCTATAGAAACATTCATATTCAACTATCTATATAGTTGTGAGATTTGATTGGTATGCGGGCAGAGGTCCTCACAACAGATAAAGAGATTCTCAAGAAACTGCATCCAAAAATTGCCTCTTGGTTTAGAGCGAGGCATAGACATCTTGCTCCTGCTCAAAAAGAAGCAATTCCTAGAATTCTTGAGAGTAGAAATGTGCTCATATGTGCACCAACTGGATCTGGCAAGACACTGAGCGCTTTTCTAGGCATATTAAGCAAACTCATGACACTGGCTGAAAAAGGCCTTCTCGAAGATAGGGTTTATTGCATCTACATTTCACCTCTGAAGGCGGTAGCAAATGATGTCCGTAAAAACCTGCTTCTGCCGTTGAGCGAAATGATGCTTGATGAAACCATAAGGGTCGCGGTGAGAACAGGCGATACTCCAAAAAGAGAGAAAACAGGCATGCTAAAGCGTCCACCCCACATTCTAATCACTACTCCCGAGTCCTTCACACTCCTTCTAAATTCTGTGAGATTTCTACCTCACCTCCACGGTGTTGAATATGTTGTTTTAGACGAGATCCACGAACTTTGTGCTACGAAGCGTGGTTCTCTGCTCTCTGCGGAACTTGAATTTCTTGAGGAACTCTCCCCTGGCTTCGTGAGAATCGGGCTTTCAGCCACACAGTCGCCGATAGGGGAAATCGGCAAATTTCTTGGAGGTTATTCTGGCAGAAAACCAAGAAATGTGGAAATCCTGAATTTAGGAACCACGAAAGAGTATGAACTTAAAATAATCTTCCCCAGAGGAATTGGAAACAAAAGCAAAGAAGAAGGAATTCTCCAGATCGCTAGAATCTGTGCCCAAATCATCGAGAAACATAGAACTGTGATGATATTCACGAACACACGAAAACTGACAGAGGAATTCGTCCAGGTTTTGCGTTCGCTTGGCATTGTTGCAATTGATGCACATCATGGAAGTCTAAGCAGGAAAAGACGGTTAGAAACTGAGGACTCTCTGAAAAAAGGAGAACTGCGTGCTGTGGTAACTTCTACATCGTTGGAACTTGGAATTGATATAGGTAGTGCCGACTGCGTTATCCAAATTTCTTCTCCGAAATCCATCTCAAAGGCAATTCAGCGCTTTGGAAGAGCAGGACACTTTCTCGGAGGAAGCTCAAAGGGCTATTTTATCTCTACAAGTATTCAAGATTTGCTCGAGTGTGCAGCGATAATAATGAAAATTCAGAGGAGAGAGTTGGATAATATTGAAATCCCTGAAAAACCATCTGATGTGCTCGCCCAGGTGCTCGTCGGAATTGGAATTCATCTGGAATGGAAGATAAGAGATGTACTTAGAATTCTAAAGAGGTCATACACCTATCATAACCTTAAGAAACGAGACCTAGAGAACGTGCTTGAAGCGATATCTAGAGCTAAAAGACCCCTTGTTGACTATGAAATGAAACTTGAGGAATTTAAAACACGAAAAGGGGCTGCGAGTGTATTTTATGAAAATGTTGGCACAATACCACAGGAACACAATTACGAGGTGTTTGACGAGTTTGGCGAATCGCTTGGCACACTCTCTGAAAGATTTGTAGAGTTTCTCAAGGCGGGTGATACCTTTGTGCTGGGTGCGAAAGTCTATGAGTTCGTGCGACGCTCTGCAAGTAAAGTTTTTGTAAGGGAAAGCAAGGAGAAGAGTGCAACTGTTCCTTCATGGGTTGGTGAGTTAAACGCAAGAAGCAAAGAACTCTCAGAGGCATTCATAGAACTGCTCGGCAAACTTGCAAGGATGGAAGAGAATGAGAGAAGAACATTTCTCTTAAGCTATCTAGAAAATCCAGAGGTAATCGATGAAATCATGGATTCGCTTAGAAAGCAGGAAGAAATTGGAATCCCAGAGAAAAACAGAATTGTAGAAGAGTACATAATAGAAGGAGAAAAGGTAGCTACTGTGATACTTTCTCCCTTTGGGCGAAGAGTGAATGAGGCATTAGCCAGATATATCGCTGCAAAACAGCAGGTAAAACCTGAAGTTATGGTTGATGATAACGGTTTTTCAATACAAACCAATGACTGCATTTCAGTTAAAGATTGCCTTAAACCAGAAAATTTCGAGAAAATTGTGACGCAGAATATTCTCTCTTCAGATGTGTTTCGAACTAGATTTAAACAGTGTGCTGCAAGGTCTCTTCTTATTTTGAACCGTATCCGTGGAAAAAAAATTTCATCTACTAAAAGTTCAAAAGCGGCCGAGGAACTGCTTGCAACTACCAGTCATAACAATCCAATTTACAGAGAAGCTGTCAAGGAAAATTTGCAAATAATAGATGTACATGGTGCCCTTCAGATTGTACATGGGCTTAGGAACGGAA encodes the following:
- a CDS encoding XTP/dITP diphosphatase, coding for MRISVITTNSGKFAEIVQFFENLNVNFEMQKLDLLEIQADSLEAVVAGKLDSVDKNFSNCLVDDSGLFIDALSGFPGVYSSYVYRTIGVNGICKLMEGVENRNARFECLFGFRLNNKNYFFKGVCEGTIVDVPRGSGGFGFDPIFVPKGYSRTFAELPTEEKNKISHRGRALQELRNFLIGVL
- a CDS encoding nitroreductase family protein, whose amino-acid sequence is MDLFEVMKTRRSIRKYKSQMVDDELIKKIFQMVRHAPSAHNAQPWKFVVVRDEEKKRRIAQYCNNQKFIHEAPVVIVACGLPDESQANIGNWISAFVVDVSIATTYLMLAAWSLGLGTCWIGNFNEDKVKEVLGLGNDVRIVAITPLGYPDETPEPTGRKNVSEIMAFEGFD